In Macaca fascicularis isolate 582-1 chromosome 15, T2T-MFA8v1.1, one genomic interval encodes:
- the TEX53 gene encoding LOW QUALITY PROTEIN: testis-expressed protein 53 (The sequence of the model RefSeq protein was modified relative to this genomic sequence to represent the inferred CDS: inserted 1 base in 1 codon), with protein MGSKIFCCCXKTSEGSSTTAGFHNPRMFQQHHPRSFNLNTNSLHSAAPNRHPRLPHDKRVMLKACTLRRP; from the exons ATGGGGTCCAAGATCTTCTGTTGTT CGAAGACCAGCGAGGGGTCTTCTACCACTGCTGGCTTCCACAATCCAAGAATGTTCCAACAGCATCATCCACGGTCCTTTA ATCTGAACACAAATTCTCTCCACAGTGCTGCACCAAACAGACATCCACGCCTCCCCCATGACAAACGCGTGATGCTCAAGGCGTGCACCCTCAGGAGGCCATGA